One segment of Streptosporangium brasiliense DNA contains the following:
- a CDS encoding MarR family winged helix-turn-helix transcriptional regulator: MPSDPPGFELPLRLFLGFRVLIDGVHAELARQGHPDLRPMHGFVFQAIGPEGTTAAELGRRLGISKQAAGKTIDSLEQLGYVERGSDPRDARRKVIRLTQRGVDSLVRSARIFDDLRARWAEALGEERLRALETDLRKVTPSEVFRLDIPGWFGGY; encoded by the coding sequence GTGCCAAGTGACCCGCCGGGTTTCGAGCTGCCGCTACGGCTGTTCCTCGGCTTCCGCGTCCTCATCGACGGAGTCCACGCCGAACTCGCCCGCCAGGGGCACCCCGACCTGCGGCCGATGCACGGCTTCGTCTTCCAGGCGATCGGCCCCGAGGGCACCACGGCCGCCGAGCTCGGCCGCCGGCTGGGGATCTCCAAGCAGGCGGCGGGCAAGACCATCGACTCCCTGGAGCAGCTCGGCTACGTGGAGCGCGGCTCCGACCCGCGTGACGCGCGGCGCAAGGTCATCCGGCTCACCCAGCGCGGTGTCGACTCCCTCGTCCGGTCGGCGCGCATCTTCGACGACCTGCGGGCCCGCTGGGCGGAGGCGCTCGGGGAGGAGCGCCTGCGCGCGCTGGAGACCGACCTGCGCAAGGTCACGCCGTCGGAGGTCTTCCGGCTCGACATCCCCGGCTGGTTCGGCGGCTACTGA
- a CDS encoding aldo/keto reductase, translating to MTFSVSKYGFGAAPIGNLFTAVSDAEARAAVDAAYDAGFRLFDTAPHYGLGLSERRLGAALAGRPRDSYTLSTKVGRLLVPSTGDGPVGRDGQGFDVPADLRRVWDFSRDGVRRSLEESLVRLGLDTVDVVLIHDPDDHWEQAVSEAYPALAELRDQGVVKAVGVGMNQAEMLTRFVRETGVDMVMLAGRHTLLDQSGAEELLPLCDERGVSVVAAGVFNSGLLATHDPSGTYDYAPAPEPLLARARRVAAVCERHGVTLPQAALAFPLRHPAVASVVVGARSAAEVTRNAGLVAEPVPEDLWAELAAEGLIA from the coding sequence ATGACCTTCTCCGTGAGCAAGTACGGCTTCGGTGCCGCTCCGATCGGCAACCTGTTCACCGCCGTGAGCGACGCCGAGGCCCGGGCGGCGGTGGACGCCGCCTACGACGCCGGGTTCCGCCTGTTCGACACCGCGCCCCACTACGGGCTCGGCCTGTCGGAGCGGCGGCTCGGCGCGGCCCTGGCCGGGCGGCCCCGCGACTCCTACACCCTGTCCACCAAGGTCGGCCGCCTGCTCGTGCCGTCCACCGGCGACGGTCCCGTGGGCCGGGACGGCCAGGGCTTCGACGTCCCCGCCGACCTGCGCCGGGTGTGGGACTTCTCGCGGGACGGGGTCCGGCGGTCGCTGGAGGAGAGCCTGGTCCGGCTCGGCCTCGACACGGTCGACGTCGTGCTGATCCACGACCCCGACGACCACTGGGAGCAGGCCGTCTCCGAGGCGTACCCGGCCCTGGCCGAGCTGCGCGACCAGGGGGTCGTCAAGGCCGTCGGGGTCGGCATGAACCAGGCGGAGATGCTCACCCGCTTCGTCCGCGAGACCGGCGTGGACATGGTCATGTTGGCCGGCCGCCACACCCTCCTCGACCAGTCGGGAGCCGAGGAGCTGCTGCCGCTGTGCGACGAGCGCGGTGTCTCGGTGGTCGCCGCCGGGGTGTTCAACAGCGGCCTGCTGGCCACCCACGACCCGTCGGGCACCTACGACTACGCCCCGGCCCCCGAGCCGCTGCTGGCCCGTGCCCGCCGCGTCGCGGCCGTGTGCGAGCGCCACGGCGTCACCCTGCCCCAGGCGGCGCTGGCCTTCCCGCTGCGCCATCCGGCGGTCGCCTCGGTGGTCGTCGGCGCGAGGTCCGCCGCCGAGGTCACCCGCAACGCCGGCCTCGTCGCGGAGCCCGTCCCGGAGGACCTCTGGGCCGAGCTCGCGGCCGAAGGGCTGATCGCCTGA